Proteins co-encoded in one Flavivirga eckloniae genomic window:
- a CDS encoding putative LPS assembly protein LptD: MAFQKPSHTFTKIHLKALHTNNFKILFALSFTVFINTLSFAQDIPKKGKTINRSVNDTVVTTVVDSLPIPEINEKTQDSTLTDSVPPKKELLEHIVTYHAEDYTKFNQKKQKLYLYNQAKIDYGDMNITAGSITIDYTKNTVYAKGITDSIEGYTQKPVFKQGTNVVEPDSIIFNTETKKALIFNSKTEQGEGTVVAQITKKENDSVYFLKNAKYTTAENLDDPEYYIKLRKAKIVPGKKIVTGLANLFIYDVPTPIGVPFAFFPQSDKQTSGLIIPSFGEQNDRGFFLQNGGYYFAISDYIDLAAIGDYYTNGSYGVRLESTYSRRYKFRGNFGFRYENIINSERGFPDYSRRTIYNLRWSHSQDAKANPNSRFSASVNLGSSNYYQSSVNQVNSGAFLNNTLSSSISYSKTFQGEPQVNFSLTGTHSQNTRTETISMTLPTLQASVGRIFPFAPKTGSKKGIIQNINFQYNVRGENKYITTDSLFFKKEMFEEGKTGFNHGIPLSTNFKLFKHFSLSASTSYKEVWTLKTIRKSYDVKNRTVSTRTVNGFDSYRTYNFGTNLGTTVYGMFNFEKEGKDVKIKAIRHVMRPSISYNINPAFDDYYTTAETVNADGLTQAEVDEIVGNARLSDIEYTRFAEVPIGGPPNKNFSSSMGISLSNNFEAKVRDKDSTATEPKKVILLNNLNFQTAYNFAGDSLQWSPVRISGGTQLFDNKMSINFGATLDPYALDNNNVKVKEFNISNGGSLFRLTSANINASWSLSSKGRKEKDKNIDENVRSGGRADDLFGVSQDFANQQINGNENKDKDKDEESSEFYNYKIPWNLRLAYAVNYSNKRRENEISSHSLMFSGDIELSPKWSIGASSGFDIKNAGFTYTQLRFERDLLSWRMNFSWIPFSERTSWNFFIGIRSSILKDLKYEKRRQPDINLRSR; the protein is encoded by the coding sequence TTGGCATTTCAAAAACCGAGCCATACTTTTACAAAAATACATTTAAAAGCGTTGCATACAAACAACTTTAAAATACTTTTTGCATTAAGTTTTACAGTGTTTATTAACACGTTAAGCTTTGCTCAAGATATCCCCAAAAAAGGCAAAACCATTAACAGAAGCGTTAATGACACAGTGGTTACCACTGTAGTAGACAGCCTCCCTATTCCAGAGATAAATGAAAAAACCCAAGATTCTACGTTAACAGATTCTGTTCCTCCCAAAAAAGAACTTTTAGAACATATTGTTACGTATCATGCAGAAGATTACACAAAATTCAATCAGAAAAAACAAAAGCTATACTTATATAATCAAGCTAAAATAGATTACGGGGATATGAATATTACCGCTGGTAGTATTACTATTGATTATACAAAAAATACGGTTTACGCGAAAGGTATAACAGACTCTATTGAAGGGTATACTCAAAAACCCGTTTTTAAGCAAGGTACTAATGTGGTAGAGCCAGATTCGATTATTTTTAATACCGAAACAAAAAAAGCACTTATTTTTAACTCAAAAACAGAACAAGGCGAAGGTACTGTAGTTGCGCAAATCACTAAAAAAGAAAATGATTCTGTTTACTTTTTAAAGAATGCTAAATATACTACTGCCGAAAACCTTGATGATCCTGAGTATTATATTAAACTAAGAAAAGCAAAAATTGTTCCTGGCAAAAAAATAGTTACTGGTCTGGCAAATTTGTTTATATACGATGTACCTACGCCTATTGGGGTACCCTTTGCTTTTTTTCCGCAAAGTGACAAGCAAACTTCCGGGCTAATCATACCTTCTTTTGGTGAACAAAACGACCGTGGGTTCTTTTTACAAAATGGAGGGTACTATTTTGCTATTAGTGACTATATTGATTTAGCCGCCATCGGTGATTATTATACCAATGGTAGTTATGGTGTACGTTTGGAGAGTACCTACTCCAGACGTTATAAATTTAGAGGAAATTTTGGTTTTAGGTACGAAAATATTATTAACAGCGAACGTGGTTTTCCAGATTACTCCAGAAGAACCATATATAACTTACGCTGGTCTCATAGCCAAGACGCAAAGGCAAATCCAAATTCGCGTTTTTCTGCTTCCGTTAACTTAGGGAGTAGTAATTACTATCAAAGTTCGGTTAATCAAGTTAATTCGGGTGCTTTTTTAAATAATACCTTGTCCTCGTCTATATCATATTCAAAAACGTTTCAAGGAGAGCCTCAAGTAAACTTTAGCCTTACAGGAACCCATTCGCAAAATACCAGAACAGAAACTATAAGTATGACGCTTCCTACACTTCAAGCGAGTGTTGGTAGAATCTTTCCATTTGCTCCTAAAACGGGTTCTAAAAAAGGAATTATTCAAAACATAAACTTCCAGTATAATGTAAGAGGTGAAAATAAATACATAACTACAGACTCTCTTTTCTTTAAAAAAGAAATGTTTGAAGAGGGAAAAACAGGTTTTAACCATGGTATACCATTGAGTACAAACTTTAAGCTTTTTAAGCATTTTAGTCTCAGTGCTTCTACAAGCTATAAGGAAGTGTGGACATTAAAAACCATTAGAAAGTCTTACGATGTTAAAAATCGTACTGTATCCACAAGAACCGTTAATGGGTTCGATTCTTATAGAACTTATAATTTTGGCACAAACCTCGGTACTACGGTTTATGGTATGTTTAATTTTGAAAAAGAAGGCAAAGACGTCAAAATAAAAGCCATAAGGCATGTTATGAGACCTTCTATAAGCTACAACATAAATCCTGCATTCGATGATTATTATACAACTGCTGAAACTGTGAATGCGGATGGTTTAACACAAGCAGAAGTGGATGAAATTGTGGGTAATGCTCGTTTAAGTGATATAGAATATACACGTTTTGCAGAGGTTCCTATTGGAGGTCCTCCAAATAAAAACTTTTCAAGCTCTATGGGGATTAGTTTATCCAATAATTTTGAAGCAAAAGTACGTGATAAAGACAGTACTGCTACAGAGCCAAAGAAAGTTATTTTATTGAACAATTTGAATTTTCAAACGGCATACAACTTTGCTGGCGATTCGTTACAATGGAGCCCTGTTAGGATATCTGGAGGCACACAGCTATTCGATAATAAAATGAGCATTAATTTTGGTGCAACCTTAGATCCTTATGCATTAGACAACAACAATGTTAAAGTGAAAGAATTTAATATTAGCAACGGAGGTAGTCTTTTTAGATTAACAAGTGCTAACATAAATGCTAGTTGGTCCTTATCTAGTAAAGGCAGGAAAGAAAAGGATAAAAACATTGACGAAAATGTGCGTAGTGGTGGGCGTGCAGATGATTTATTTGGTGTTTCCCAAGATTTTGCCAATCAGCAAATTAATGGTAATGAAAATAAAGATAAAGACAAGGATGAAGAATCAAGTGAATTTTACAATTATAAAATACCTTGGAATTTACGCTTGGCTTATGCCGTAAACTATTCTAATAAGAGGCGGGAGAACGAAATTTCGTCACATTCTCTTATGTTCTCTGGAGATATTGAACTATCGCCTAAATGGTCTATAGGAGCCTCTTCTGGTTTCGACATAAAAAATGCCGGTTTTACATATACCCAATTACGTTTTGAACGTGACTTATTAAGCTGGCGTATGAATTTTAGTTGGATCCCTTTTAGTGAAAGAACGTCCTGGAATTTCTTTATTGGTATTAGATCGAGTATCTTAAAAGATTTAAAATACGAAAAACGAAGACAACCAGATATTAACCTACGTTCGAGGTAG
- a CDS encoding ABC transporter ATPase — MLVDFNILPEESRVWIYQANRSFTEQEIEEIQSKLDTFIDSWTAHGSDLQAGHLVKYKRFIVIALNQNLNMASGCSIDASVSFIQQLEKDYNVDLLDKMNVSYKQGEFIAYKPLVDFKKMAKDKAISKNTIVFNNLVTNIAEFKENWEVPASESWHNRFVK, encoded by the coding sequence ATGTTAGTAGACTTCAATATATTACCAGAAGAATCGCGAGTTTGGATATATCAAGCCAACCGCTCTTTTACAGAACAAGAGATAGAAGAAATTCAATCAAAACTAGATACATTTATTGATAGTTGGACTGCTCATGGAAGCGATTTACAAGCAGGGCATTTAGTTAAATATAAGCGGTTTATAGTTATAGCTTTAAATCAAAACTTGAATATGGCTTCTGGCTGTTCGATCGATGCCTCGGTAAGTTTTATTCAACAATTGGAAAAAGATTATAACGTTGATTTATTGGACAAAATGAACGTATCCTATAAACAAGGCGAATTCATAGCATACAAGCCTCTTGTAGACTTTAAAAAGATGGCGAAAGATAAAGCCATTTCAAAAAACACCATTGTATTCAATAACTTGGTAACCAATATTGCAGAATTTAAGGAAAACTGGGAAGTCCCAGCTAGCGAAAGCTGGCATAACAGGTTTGTTAAATAG
- a CDS encoding 4Fe-4S dicluster domain-containing protein translates to MQYIPNVLFAVILIAGIGFFVKNVKKLARNIKLGRNVDVSDNKSQRWKNMAMIALGQSKMVRRPVAGVLHAIVYIGFIIINIEVLEIIIDGLLGTHRIFASIGSLYGILIGAFEILAVLVFVSVILFWIRRNIIKMKRFWKSEMTSWPKNDANYILYFEMVLMTLFLIMNATDVHFQAMNSGNVISQVIATWFSGLSEGTLHIIERGAWWVHIVGILIFLNYLYYSKHLHILLAFPNTYYGKVKPKGQLDNLEAVTNEVKMMMDPNVDPFAAPAEDTGTEGEEMPAKFGASDVQDLNWLQLLNAYTCTECGRCTSECPANQTGKKLSPRKIMMDTRDRLEEVGKNIDANKGAFKEDGKQLLDDYITKEELWACTSCNACTEACPVSIDPLSIILDMRRYLVMEQSAAPVELNNMMTNIENNGAPWPYNQMDRLNWKDE, encoded by the coding sequence ATGCAATATATACCTAATGTTCTTTTTGCTGTAATATTAATAGCCGGTATTGGTTTTTTTGTAAAAAATGTAAAAAAACTTGCCCGAAATATTAAGTTGGGTCGCAATGTCGACGTAAGTGATAATAAATCACAGCGTTGGAAAAACATGGCGATGATTGCCTTAGGGCAAAGCAAAATGGTGCGCCGTCCTGTTGCTGGTGTGTTACATGCTATTGTATATATTGGTTTTATCATTATTAACATAGAGGTTTTAGAAATCATTATAGATGGTTTATTGGGAACGCACCGTATATTCGCTTCAATAGGGAGTTTGTATGGCATTTTAATTGGTGCTTTTGAAATATTAGCTGTTTTGGTTTTTGTATCGGTTATTCTGTTTTGGATAAGACGTAACATTATAAAAATGAAACGTTTTTGGAAATCTGAAATGACCAGCTGGCCCAAGAACGATGCGAATTACATTTTGTATTTCGAAATGGTTTTAATGACTCTGTTTTTAATTATGAATGCTACAGATGTTCATTTTCAAGCCATGAACTCTGGTAATGTGATTAGTCAAGTTATAGCGACATGGTTTAGCGGACTATCTGAAGGCACGTTACATATCATAGAACGAGGCGCATGGTGGGTACACATTGTTGGTATATTAATATTCCTAAATTACCTCTATTATTCTAAGCATTTACATATACTATTGGCATTTCCGAATACGTATTACGGAAAGGTAAAGCCTAAAGGACAGTTAGATAATTTAGAAGCTGTAACAAACGAAGTTAAAATGATGATGGATCCTAACGTTGATCCATTTGCAGCACCGGCAGAAGACACTGGTACTGAAGGCGAGGAGATGCCTGCTAAATTTGGAGCAAGCGATGTACAGGATTTAAACTGGCTTCAATTATTAAACGCATATACCTGTACGGAGTGTGGGCGTTGTACTAGCGAATGTCCGGCCAATCAAACCGGTAAAAAATTATCACCTCGTAAAATCATGATGGATACTCGTGATCGTTTAGAGGAAGTTGGAAAAAATATAGATGCTAATAAGGGAGCGTTTAAAGAAGACGGTAAACAACTGTTAGATGATTATATTACAAAAGAGGAACTTTGGGCATGTACGTCGTGTAACGCATGTACAGAAGCCTGTCCAGTAAGTATAGATCCCCTTTCAATCATTTTAGACATGCGTCGTTATTTAGTTATGGAACAGTCTGCAGCTCCAGTAGAATTAAATAACATGATGACGAATATCGAAAACAATGGAGCTCCATGGCCATATAATCAAATGGATAGATTAAACTGGAAAGACGAATAG
- a CDS encoding MlaD family protein gives MKISKEVKTGILVILGVILFIFGFNYLKGQNLFESTNVYYTEFDYNALTQSSVVTVKGNPVGKVQEITYDFKTGKTKVAFFVNEELTFSKNSVVRLYETSLMGGNALAIRLAEDGEIAKPGDVLKSEVEVGLVSSLSKNFSGISNELNSTLRATDTLFTNLNTFVTDKTEAGLKNTIKELNQTLRSFKATSDRVNSVLTKNDKNIEGIFEKFNVAADDLAAITTQLKNANVGTTVEKLNKTLNDLNSVLADVKKGDGSIGKLLKDDTLYNNLEGATREMEALLKDIKLHPKRYFRILSKKEIPYKEEETK, from the coding sequence TTGAAAATATCAAAAGAAGTTAAAACAGGCATATTAGTAATATTAGGAGTCATCCTTTTTATTTTTGGATTCAATTATTTAAAAGGTCAGAATCTGTTCGAATCTACTAATGTTTATTATACCGAGTTTGATTATAACGCCCTAACTCAATCATCAGTAGTAACCGTTAAAGGTAACCCCGTAGGGAAAGTTCAAGAGATCACTTACGATTTTAAAACAGGAAAAACCAAAGTAGCATTTTTTGTAAACGAAGAACTTACGTTTTCAAAAAACAGCGTTGTAAGATTGTATGAAACCAGTTTAATGGGAGGGAATGCCCTAGCTATTAGATTGGCAGAAGATGGTGAAATAGCAAAGCCGGGAGACGTTTTAAAATCGGAAGTAGAAGTAGGGTTGGTATCCTCGCTTTCAAAAAACTTTTCGGGAATTAGCAACGAATTAAACTCTACACTAAGAGCAACAGACACGCTGTTTACAAACTTAAATACATTCGTTACAGATAAAACAGAGGCAGGACTAAAAAATACTATTAAAGAGTTGAACCAAACTTTAAGATCCTTTAAAGCAACTTCAGACAGAGTAAATAGTGTACTTACTAAAAACGATAAGAATATAGAAGGTATTTTCGAGAAGTTTAATGTGGCAGCCGATGATTTAGCAGCAATAACTACCCAGTTAAAAAATGCTAATGTTGGTACAACTGTAGAAAAGTTAAACAAAACACTTAATGATTTAAATAGTGTATTAGCAGATGTTAAAAAAGGAGATGGCTCTATAGGAAAACTTCTTAAAGACGATACTTTATATAATAATCTGGAAGGCGCCACAAGAGAGATGGAAGCCTTATTAAAAGATATAAAATTGCACCCAAAGCGTTACTTTAGAATTTTATCGAAAAAGGAAATTCCATATAAAGAAGAGGAAACTAAATAA
- the serB gene encoding phosphoserine phosphatase SerB, with translation MADDNDIVLLNISGQDRPGLTSGLTSVLAEYGAKVLDIGQANIHDTLSLGILFKIQSGKKSAAVLKDLLFKAYELGIQAKFTPITHEHYENWVTLQGKDRYIVTILGEKLAAEQISEVTKIISEKNLNIDSIKRLTGRLSLVKEEEYPRACIQLSIRGKIENKAEFTEKFMQISSELDVDIAFQEDNIYRRNRRLVCFDMDSTLIQTEVIDELAELAGVGEEVRAITESAMQGEIDFKESFKRRMNLLKGLSEEVLQEVAVNLPITKGAKRLIDTLKKYGFKTAILSGGFTYFGHYLKEELGMDYVYANQLEIKDGVLTGGYVGDIVDGEKKAEYLKEIAKNEGIDISQTIAVGDGANDLPMLNLAGLGIAFHAKPTVKDNAQNSISSIGLDGVLYLLGYHDRHIDLLE, from the coding sequence ATGGCTGACGATAACGATATTGTCTTATTAAATATTTCGGGACAAGATAGACCTGGATTAACATCTGGATTAACAAGCGTTTTAGCAGAATATGGCGCTAAAGTATTGGATATTGGACAAGCAAACATTCACGATACATTGTCGTTGGGTATATTGTTTAAAATTCAATCCGGAAAAAAATCAGCAGCCGTATTAAAAGATTTACTTTTTAAGGCTTACGAGTTGGGTATCCAAGCCAAGTTTACGCCAATTACTCACGAGCATTATGAAAATTGGGTAACACTACAAGGTAAAGACAGATATATTGTAACCATTTTGGGAGAAAAGCTTGCAGCCGAGCAAATATCTGAGGTTACCAAAATAATTTCAGAAAAGAATTTAAATATAGATTCTATAAAAAGACTCACGGGGCGTTTATCTCTTGTAAAAGAAGAAGAATACCCAAGAGCCTGTATCCAGCTATCTATAAGAGGAAAAATAGAAAACAAAGCAGAGTTTACAGAAAAATTCATGCAGATTTCGAGTGAATTGGATGTAGATATAGCTTTTCAAGAAGATAACATTTACAGAAGAAACAGACGCTTGGTTTGTTTCGATATGGACTCTACACTAATACAAACCGAAGTTATTGACGAATTAGCTGAATTAGCAGGTGTTGGTGAAGAAGTAAGAGCCATTACAGAATCGGCAATGCAAGGAGAGATCGACTTTAAGGAAAGTTTTAAAAGGCGCATGAATCTTTTAAAAGGCTTAAGCGAAGAAGTGCTTCAAGAAGTCGCTGTAAACTTGCCAATTACCAAAGGCGCAAAAAGACTTATAGATACCCTAAAAAAATACGGATTTAAAACAGCCATTTTATCAGGAGGATTTACATACTTCGGTCACTATTTAAAAGAAGAGTTGGGTATGGATTATGTGTATGCCAATCAATTAGAAATTAAAGATGGTGTTTTAACAGGGGGCTATGTTGGAGATATAGTCGATGGCGAGAAAAAAGCGGAGTACCTTAAGGAAATAGCGAAAAACGAAGGAATAGACATTAGTCAAACAATAGCAGTTGGTGATGGCGCAAACGACTTACCTATGCTAAATTTAGCTGGATTGGGAATTGCTTTTCATGCAAAACCGACAGTAAAAGATAATGCACAAAACTCTATATCAAGTATTGGTTTAGATGGTGTATTGTATTTATTGGGATACCATGACAGACATATAGACTTGCTGGAATAG
- a CDS encoding (Fe-S)-binding protein, translating into MSESLKVPTMAEFMAQGKQPEVLFWVGCAGSFDDRAKKITKAFVKLLNKANVEFAVLGTEESCTGDPAKRSGNEFLFQMQAVTNIEVLNAYEVKKIVTACPHCFNTIKNEYPELGGTYEVMHHTQFLKTLLDEGRLTIEGGQFKGKRITFHDPCYLGRANNVYEAPRDLIQKLEAELVEMKNCKRNGLCCGAGGAQMFKEPEKGDKDVNVERTEQALDVKPEIIAAGCPFCNTMMTDGVKAKEKEGDVAVMDIAELIANAQDL; encoded by the coding sequence ATGAGCGAATCGCTAAAAGTGCCAACTATGGCAGAATTTATGGCTCAAGGTAAGCAACCGGAAGTATTATTTTGGGTTGGTTGTGCCGGTAGTTTTGATGATAGAGCAAAAAAAATAACAAAAGCTTTTGTTAAGCTATTAAATAAAGCCAATGTAGAATTCGCAGTATTGGGAACTGAAGAAAGTTGTACTGGTGACCCTGCAAAACGATCAGGAAATGAATTTTTATTTCAAATGCAGGCGGTAACTAATATAGAAGTATTAAATGCTTACGAGGTTAAAAAGATAGTAACTGCTTGCCCACATTGTTTTAATACCATAAAGAATGAATATCCGGAATTGGGTGGTACTTACGAGGTGATGCACCATACACAGTTTTTAAAAACATTGTTGGATGAAGGTCGCTTAACTATAGAAGGTGGACAATTTAAAGGAAAACGTATTACGTTTCACGACCCATGCTATTTAGGACGAGCAAACAATGTTTATGAAGCTCCCAGAGATTTAATTCAGAAGTTGGAAGCCGAGTTGGTCGAGATGAAAAACTGCAAACGCAATGGACTATGCTGTGGAGCAGGAGGGGCGCAAATGTTTAAAGAACCAGAAAAGGGCGATAAAGATGTTAATGTAGAACGTACAGAACAAGCCTTAGATGTTAAACCGGAAATTATTGCTGCAGGTTGTCCGTTTTGTAATACCATGATGACCGATGGCGTAAAAGCTAAAGAAAAAGAAGGCGATGTAGCCGTTATGGATATTGCCGAATTAATAGCTAATGCTCAGGATTTGTAG
- a CDS encoding N-acetylmuramoyl-L-alanine amidase family protein encodes MKTHRVSLFVSFIIVLTLSSFIKKDEGLRTDKFVVVLDAGHGGHDPGNLGNGYKEKDIALKIVLEVGKQLEKNPDIKVVYTRKKDVFVDLFVRGQIANKANADLFVSVHCNSHHSQAHGTETFVLGTHRNETNFEVAKKENSVIFLESDYEKNYAGFDPNSPESVMSILLSQEEYLDQSIMLASLIQNKFTNSLKRKNRGVKQAGFIVLHQTVMPSVLVETGFLSYKKEGAYLNSKNGQQQISRSIVNAILEYKKSLDKNVNDFSATNDDVPKPLEPNTEQIIFKLQIAASSKELETEPYNFNGLQNISRLKENNLYKYFYGNVGSYEETKTLEKEVREKGYTSSFVVAFKDGKKIALIDALKTTAN; translated from the coding sequence ATGAAAACGCATAGAGTATCACTTTTCGTATCCTTTATAATAGTATTAACACTTTCTTCATTTATAAAAAAAGATGAAGGGTTAAGAACAGATAAATTTGTTGTTGTATTAGATGCAGGGCATGGCGGACACGATCCGGGTAATCTGGGTAATGGTTACAAAGAAAAGGATATCGCTCTAAAAATAGTTTTAGAAGTAGGTAAGCAATTAGAAAAGAATCCCGATATAAAGGTTGTTTATACACGAAAAAAGGATGTGTTTGTAGACCTGTTTGTTAGGGGACAAATAGCCAATAAGGCAAATGCCGATTTATTTGTATCGGTACATTGTAATTCCCATCATTCGCAAGCTCATGGAACAGAAACATTTGTATTGGGAACACACCGAAACGAAACAAATTTCGAAGTAGCAAAAAAGGAAAACTCAGTAATCTTTCTTGAAAGTGATTACGAGAAAAACTATGCCGGTTTCGATCCTAATTCGCCAGAATCGGTTATGAGTATCTTGTTAAGTCAAGAGGAGTATTTAGACCAAAGTATCATGTTGGCGAGTTTAATACAAAATAAGTTTACAAACTCATTAAAACGTAAAAACAGAGGGGTTAAGCAAGCTGGGTTTATTGTTTTACACCAAACCGTAATGCCGAGTGTTTTGGTCGAAACAGGGTTTTTATCATATAAAAAAGAAGGCGCTTATTTAAACTCGAAAAATGGGCAACAACAAATATCCAGATCTATAGTTAATGCTATTTTAGAGTATAAAAAGAGTTTAGATAAAAACGTAAATGATTTTTCGGCTACAAATGATGATGTTCCAAAACCTCTAGAGCCAAATACAGAACAGATTATTTTTAAACTTCAAATAGCCGCCAGCTCGAAAGAACTTGAAACAGAACCCTACAACTTTAACGGATTACAAAATATATCTCGTTTAAAAGAGAATAATTTGTACAAATATTTTTATGGAAACGTTGGAAGTTACGAAGAAACTAAAACGTTGGAAAAGGAAGTTAGGGAAAAGGGCTATACCTCGAGTTTTGTTGTGGCTTTTAAAGACGGAAAAAAGATAGCATTGATTGATGCTTTAAAAACAACTGCGAATTAA